ACTTCGTCCGATAGCGTGTTGTATACGATTGTTTTCTAGACAGTGATCTCGAGATGCCAAAGATTCTTGAGCCCTTAACAAAGAATGACGCgttctatctaattgtaatcgtTCATTCCTCTCAGAAGCAGAAGTTCTGTAAGACGACTTTCCTTATCTTGTTCAGATTCATTCATTGTTTTTTggcaaaaatatttggaattaagatcggtggaattataaaagataccctatcaatcaaataaaactatcAATCAATCGTTGGTGGGAGGCGGCCGACGTCACGGTCCAGTGGTGGAATGCGCGTGACCTGCGCGTGGTACTGGAGAGTACTTGGTCATTgtaacattactttatttttctaaaataaaagtagcctatGTTACTCCTTCTTATATTAGCTACCTGAcaataaaagtcccgtcaaaatcggtccagccatttcagagattcaaaggaacaaacagacagagagacaaaaattgtaaaaaatgttattttggtgtatgtaccgtatttatattcatatgcatgtagtaaaaaacgtttatttcaatattacaaacagacactccaattttgtttatatgtatagatatatatatatatatatatatatatatatatacatagattgttttatattatttgtcaaaCATAAATGTCAGTTCTAATCATTTCGATCCAACAGATTTAAACGTTTGAACATTACGTCTGAAagatagttaataaaatatagatcaAAATGTGTTCGCAAACATTTTTGAGAATAGTACaaactgtaagtaaattaaagtaattttatttaaaaaatccacttatatattttatatatatataatttgattgcAGATCCTCGTGATTGGATGCTTATGTGCCGCACTAGCTATTTTCTTCATTAGCGGTTTCTCAATCACTGTAGTCTTAGTGGTCTGCACCAGTGTCATCTTCCTGCTCGTCCTATTCTCAGACCTGATATTGCGATGCCGTTCGTGCTTCATCGGTGAGCACGTTTGGGGCTATTTCGCCTGTGGTGCGTTCCTCGAGTTCATCACCTGTGCATTTTTGGCATTTgctagtttaaatttaagtgaagTCTACGTAGAGGAGAATAAGGATCACAGCGACAAGGATGACAAAGATAATAACCATCATAaccattttaaagaatttggaGTTGCATTGTGTCTTGGCATCTTTTGTTTAGCCACCGCCACTTGTTTCTTTTACGATATATTTGCGTGAGTTCCACacttaatctaaaatattgaaataaatgtttttatttcagattACTTCTCAAAATGTGGGTAGTTTGTAGATACAGAGTTGATTGTCTTTGcgatagtaaatatttaacaaatagatTAATAATTCGCTAactctatttattttagattcttcaagaGGAACTTATAATGTTGGCTCACCGTAAgtgaatataaaagaaattctcTAATTTTGATCGACTCGTAAGATACGGAAcatttgtgaatttataaaaaacatatcactctttgtaaataattttcatgttttttagAGGAGTTTGCAGTAACAGATCTGTGGACAGAATTTCTCCTCAGCCTCCACCACCGTAAcgaaaactatataaaatttttatattattactaattgactttcatatttcaaattttagaaaacctTGCCCTCCACCTCAACTTTGTACAGCATTCGAACCAAAGTAActctcattttataaatattaaagaatatatatatgtatattagaaaatatcctCTTTAGGAACAGGAAGCAACTGTCTATTCAAACCATGTGTTCCAGACCGGAAAGTTCGAAAACAAAAGTTTTGTAAGTGAAATCTTACTATAACAAGTACTCCTTTGGAAAACAATACCATAATATGTaactattttctttttataaacatgcatTTTTTCAGATTGTCTAAATCTCCATCGAATCTAGTATTAGAATGTGAATGTGAGGatgtgtatgtatattttattcttaggttatttttatctattaaaaaatctattttttagaaatgagCCAAGTGGAAGCAATATGAggtaaaacttttcaaattaccgtttaatatatttttaaaaattatttttatagacccATTGATAATCAAGTTCAATATCAGcgtaagatttaaaaaaacttttatttatttatttattttcatatcttGTTTCAGCTCAAAAAAGAGTCCATTAGATTAAAAcagatcaataattttattagaagacatgacattgttaattaattgtatcaattctcaatatcaataatttgaaaaataagatttggatggattttttgatttatttcttatcttattttgataatttattatgttatttattttcgaatttgaataaaacattgCTACCATTTATACAGATAAACTCGACAAGGGGCAATTTCcgggaataaaaatatttaactacgAACTACTGAATATTAAGAGAGACTTGATGTAAGATTCCGTTATGCAAGATGTctttctcaaaattcagttttatgaGCGGcaacatcaaatttttatttatatgaaatactGAATTACATGAACAacttggaaaaaattaaataatggtaaCAAAACTGGACCCTCAATTCTCGAACTTGGAAGTCTTGTCTTAGAAAGAAAAGATTGAATGGAATACATTATTAAGTGCCTCGTTATGAGTGACATTACTGATTTTGAATACCCAAAGGCATTAACATTAAAGTATTCATCAAACTGAGGCCAAAATCAACTGGATGGCTTAGAGTGGATGAATAAATATGGAGAAGAAATTCCAAAACAGGAGTATTTCACGATCATTCAAAGTTCAATAAtatcaattgttttaaataattctaaatatttcactccTAAATCTAAGAAACAAGTAACACAATGCgttttatagaaaatgatGAACTTGTATCCAAATAAAACTGTCACCATCTACAATATTGAAAGAAGAGGACCTTGTTTATATAGCGA
This genomic interval from Aethina tumida isolate Nest 87 chromosome 8, icAetTumi1.1, whole genome shotgun sequence contains the following:
- the LOC126266345 gene encoding uncharacterized protein LOC126266345; its protein translation is MCSQTFLRIVQTILVIGCLCAALAIFFISGFSITVVLVVCTSVIFLLVLFSDLILRCRSCFIGEHVWGYFACGAFLEFITCAFLAFASLNLSEVYVEENKDHSDKDDKDNNHHNHFKEFGVALCLGIFCLATATCFFYDIFALLLKMWVVCRYRVDCLCDNSSRGTYNVGSPGVCSNRSVDRISPQPPPPKPCPPPQLCTAFEPKNRKQLSIQTMCSRPESSKTKVLLSKSPSNLVLECECEDVNEPSGSNMRPIDNQVQYQPQKRVH